In a genomic window of Desulfobacterales bacterium:
- a CDS encoding YfcE family phosphodiesterase produces the protein MTKILLLGDIHANYPALDAIIRYVQPERFDWIINTGDFTVYSTFPNETIQWFRERKDAICIRGNTDRKVLRILKGKKLKKPGKNEKRVMYFWTSENLDPENITFLKTLRKQTDIKVGGFSIGIFHGTLEDPDEELFPTAPESRFQQLARDSVYQIQIMGHSHVPYYKVVNGVHFINPGSVGRPFDGDPRTSFAILKIASGKIGVEHFRIPYAVKDVVSGLKKQKLPNIYAKMFRQGKKLN, from the coding sequence ATGACAAAAATACTCTTACTGGGAGATATTCACGCAAATTATCCGGCCTTAGACGCAATTATCAGGTATGTCCAGCCGGAGCGCTTCGATTGGATCATTAATACCGGTGACTTTACGGTGTACAGCACTTTCCCCAACGAAACGATCCAATGGTTTCGCGAGCGCAAAGACGCCATCTGTATACGGGGTAATACGGATCGAAAAGTCTTAAGAATATTGAAGGGCAAAAAACTTAAGAAGCCTGGAAAAAATGAAAAGCGAGTGATGTATTTTTGGACGTCTGAAAATCTGGATCCCGAAAATATCACCTTTCTTAAGACATTACGCAAGCAGACGGATATAAAGGTTGGCGGCTTCAGCATCGGGATATTCCACGGGACCCTGGAAGACCCGGATGAAGAACTGTTTCCCACAGCCCCTGAAAGCCGTTTCCAGCAATTGGCCAGGGACTCCGTTTACCAGATTCAGATTATGGGCCATTCACATGTGCCTTATTATAAAGTCGTTAATGGGGTGCATTTTATCAATCCCGGCAGTGTGGGACGGCCCTTTGACGGTGATCCCCGAACCTCTTTTGCGATCCTAAAAATTGCTTCCGGGAAGATAGGCGTGGAACATTTTCGAATTCCCTATGCCGTCAAAGATGTTGTCAGTGGTCTCAAAAAGCAAAAATTGCCGAATATCTATGCTAAGATGTTCAGGCAAGGAAAAAAGTTAAATTGA
- the fabD gene encoding ACP S-malonyltransferase — protein sequence MSKTAYLFPGQGSQSVGMGAEFYQEYDFVREIFDMAEETVKMHISKLCFKGPMEDLTQTVNLQPAVTTVNMACLAVLNKEGVAYDFCAGHSLGEYGALNAAGVVSAEDTIRLVHKRGELMHRESLKNKGAMHAIVGLPIAEVDQLVAEIQPQGIVSVANHNSELQIVITGSPEPVEAVSALATQRGAKSIPLKVSGAWHSELIKGAEKEFNGVLVDIDFHPPEKTVLLNVTGDVVTEADDIKECMQRQLCSPVKWYDAMGQLIAQEIETFVEVGPGRVLAGLLKKILPSDYPAKIYNISNMKQLDKYLTETA from the coding sequence ATGAGCAAAACAGCATACCTTTTTCCTGGCCAGGGGTCACAAAGCGTGGGCATGGGTGCCGAATTTTATCAGGAGTACGATTTTGTGCGCGAAATCTTCGACATGGCCGAAGAGACCGTCAAAATGCACATCTCAAAACTCTGTTTCAAGGGCCCTATGGAAGATTTGACCCAAACGGTCAATCTGCAGCCGGCTGTGACAACAGTAAACATGGCATGTCTGGCGGTCTTGAATAAAGAAGGTGTTGCATATGACTTCTGCGCCGGCCACAGTTTGGGAGAATATGGTGCGCTAAATGCAGCCGGTGTCGTGTCTGCTGAAGACACCATCAGGCTGGTCCACAAAAGGGGCGAACTTATGCATCGGGAGTCTCTAAAAAACAAAGGCGCAATGCATGCCATCGTCGGGTTGCCCATTGCTGAAGTGGACCAACTGGTTGCCGAAATTCAGCCGCAAGGCATTGTGTCGGTTGCCAACCATAACAGCGAGCTGCAGATTGTCATCACCGGCTCACCGGAGCCGGTTGAAGCCGTCTCAGCGCTTGCCACCCAAAGAGGTGCCAAATCCATACCGCTCAAAGTCAGCGGTGCCTGGCACAGTGAGCTCATAAAAGGTGCCGAAAAAGAGTTCAATGGTGTTTTGGTGGACATCGATTTTCATCCCCCTGAAAAAACTGTGCTGCTAAATGTCACCGGCGATGTGGTCACCGAAGCAGACGACATCAAAGAATGTATGCAGCGGCAACTGTGCAGCCCGGTCAAATGGTATGATGCCATGGGTCAACTCATCGCACAAGAAATCGAAACCTTTGTTGAGGTCGGACCGGGAAGGGTCCTTGCCGGCCTATTGAAAAAGATTTTACCATCTGATTATCCGGCTAAAATTTATAATATCAGCAATATGAAACAACTTGATAAGTATTTAACCGAAACGGCATAA
- a CDS encoding CBS domain-containing protein: MRVKKLLDKKGHEVYTISPDATVYDALQLMAEKEIGALVVVKDKKVVGILSERDYARKIILKGKSSKKTQVREIMTTKVIHTSPDKKVGKCLSLMTKHHFRHLPVLEKEQLVGILSIEDVKVVT, encoded by the coding sequence ATGCGGGTTAAAAAGCTATTGGATAAAAAAGGGCACGAGGTGTATACTATTTCGCCAGATGCCACCGTTTACGATGCATTGCAGCTTATGGCCGAAAAAGAGATCGGTGCGCTTGTGGTTGTTAAAGATAAGAAGGTGGTGGGCATTTTATCCGAGCGGGATTATGCCCGTAAAATTATTCTCAAGGGCAAATCGTCAAAGAAAACACAGGTTCGGGAGATAATGACCACCAAGGTCATTCATACCAGTCCTGATAAGAAAGTCGGAAAATGCCTGTCCTTGATGACCAAACATCACTTCCGTCATCTCCCGGTGCTTGAGAAGGAGCAGCTGGTCGGCATCCTCTCCATTGAGGATGTAAAGGTGGTCACCTGA
- a CDS encoding CBS domain-containing protein, which yields MPLDQPIKERMIPIQNYATITPDATLRKAAQSLRKSFFELDGGMRTVAGPRAVLVTDENEKLMGILDFKSFLKNYFPQIGGLGKKIMVKDIMLKVKGAIDVSATVEEGLTTIVQKKISVLPVYDGDKAVGIVRDTDIFLAITDSLEKEN from the coding sequence ATGCCATTAGATCAGCCAATCAAAGAGCGAATGATTCCGATACAAAATTACGCAACCATAACCCCTGACGCCACCCTGCGCAAGGCGGCCCAATCGTTAAGAAAATCGTTTTTTGAATTGGATGGCGGAATGCGCACCGTAGCGGGCCCCCGAGCCGTTCTGGTGACGGATGAAAATGAAAAATTGATGGGAATCCTGGACTTCAAAAGTTTTCTTAAAAATTATTTTCCGCAAATCGGCGGACTGGGAAAGAAAATAATGGTCAAGGATATTATGCTCAAGGTCAAGGGGGCCATTGATGTGTCCGCTACCGTTGAAGAGGGGCTCACAACGATTGTTCAAAAAAAGATAAGCGTGCTGCCGGTTTATGATGGAGATAAAGCGGTAGGCATTGTTCGGGATACAGATATTTTTCTCGCGATTACAGATAGTTTAGAAAAAGAAAATTGA
- a CDS encoding universal stress protein: MAAKLDKSTLLVAVDFTLFSAEALLFASQLAEKIDARLLVLHVIHDPAEAPGFYAQKGKKKKFLQSMEEVAEEMMKEFLAKMQKDHPDQKSIKKAEPLLVVGTPVTRILEIAEKKKARMIIIGSHGRTGLSHLLIGSKAERVVQLSPIPVLVVKGSIQK; this comes from the coding sequence ATGGCCGCCAAATTGGATAAAAGCACCCTGCTGGTTGCAGTCGATTTTACCCTCTTCTCTGCAGAAGCACTCCTTTTTGCAAGTCAATTGGCAGAGAAAATTGATGCTCGGCTTCTGGTGCTCCATGTTATCCATGATCCGGCAGAAGCGCCGGGATTTTACGCTCAAAAAGGCAAAAAGAAAAAATTCCTCCAATCCATGGAAGAAGTTGCCGAAGAAATGATGAAAGAATTTTTGGCAAAAATGCAAAAAGATCATCCGGATCAGAAATCGATTAAAAAAGCCGAACCACTATTAGTGGTTGGCACACCGGTGACGCGGATCCTGGAAATTGCAGAAAAGAAAAAGGCCCGCATGATTATCATCGGCAGTCATGGACGAACCGGGTTATCCCATTTGCTGATCGGGTCAAAGGCCGAACGGGTTGTACAACTGTCACCCATCCCGGTATTGGTCGTAAAGGGTTCGATCCAGAAGTAA
- the hemA gene encoding glutamyl-tRNA reductase, which translates to MLDIILLGINHNTAPIELRECIAFSEDQSKSALNSLMRKTFIKEALLFSTCNRVEVLVVTDDNARAVAETKDFIAEFNKIPLEEFESALYVHEGNEAVRHIFRVAASLDSMVVGEPQILGQIKEAYRTATEEKTSGVILNRLLHRTFFVAKKIRTETGIGDRAVSISYAAVELARKIFGELEGKKVLLVGAGEMAELAVENLIRGKVDKVWVANRTFENGVELAEQFNGQAVRFEEIPESLETVDIIISSTGASDFVIRPDQVKGVIRKRKNRPLFFIDIAVPRDIDPDVNRLSNCYVYDIDDLKGIIDENIEDRQKEAIKGERIVDEAVIRFREWYESLEVVPTIIALRNKMTAIAEAELKKTLQASVISEKEANAIRKMADSLINKILHDPTQFLKRNGMREDKSFYIDSVRKLFKLDE; encoded by the coding sequence ATGCTGGATATCATATTACTGGGCATAAACCACAACACCGCTCCGATTGAGCTGCGAGAGTGTATCGCCTTTTCAGAGGATCAATCGAAGTCTGCCCTGAATTCGCTCATGCGTAAAACATTTATCAAAGAGGCCCTGCTTTTTTCAACCTGCAATCGGGTGGAAGTTTTAGTAGTGACAGACGATAACGCCAGGGCAGTGGCTGAAACCAAAGACTTTATCGCCGAATTTAACAAAATCCCGCTGGAAGAATTTGAAAGTGCCCTGTACGTCCATGAAGGCAATGAAGCGGTACGACACATTTTTCGCGTCGCAGCGAGCCTGGATTCAATGGTTGTCGGCGAGCCGCAAATTCTGGGCCAAATTAAAGAAGCATACCGCACGGCAACAGAAGAAAAAACCTCCGGGGTCATTTTGAATCGCCTGTTGCATCGCACCTTTTTCGTGGCCAAAAAGATTCGTACCGAAACCGGTATCGGTGATCGCGCCGTCTCCATCAGCTATGCTGCCGTTGAGCTTGCCCGTAAAATTTTCGGTGAGCTAGAGGGTAAAAAAGTGTTGCTCGTCGGTGCCGGAGAAATGGCTGAATTGGCAGTTGAAAACCTCATCCGCGGTAAGGTCGACAAAGTCTGGGTTGCCAACCGTACATTTGAAAACGGTGTTGAGCTGGCCGAGCAGTTTAACGGTCAGGCCGTTCGATTCGAAGAAATTCCCGAAAGTTTAGAGACCGTTGATATCATCATCAGCTCGACCGGAGCATCCGATTTTGTCATCCGGCCCGATCAGGTCAAAGGCGTGATTCGCAAAAGAAAAAATCGGCCTTTGTTTTTTATCGACATCGCCGTACCCAGGGACATCGATCCGGATGTCAACCGTCTATCCAATTGCTATGTCTACGACATCGATGACCTAAAAGGGATCATAGATGAAAACATTGAAGATCGCCAAAAAGAGGCGATTAAAGGCGAACGCATTGTTGATGAAGCCGTCATTCGGTTTCGGGAATGGTACGAGAGCCTGGAGGTGGTTCCAACCATTATTGCGCTACGGAACAAAATGACCGCCATTGCCGAAGCAGAGCTTAAAAAAACCCTGCAGGCGAGCGTGATCTCTGAGAAGGAGGCCAACGCCATCCGCAAAATGGCTGATTCGCTCATCAACAAAATTTTGCACGATCCCACTCAGTTTTTGAAGCGCAACGGCATGCGTGAAGATAAATCCTTTTATATTGATTCGGTGAGAAAACTGTTTAAGTTGGATGAATAA
- the ppk2 gene encoding polyphosphate kinase 2, giving the protein MAKANKKKSKHKNSKAKKSKPVAVKGKAVPKANKKIKANNGKKIKKFKKKLSEHTAFKNKDKPDKPSRRAVWVKKFTLAYEEELHRLQIELLKMQKHVKNEGMRIIALFEGRDAAGKGGTIKRITEHLNPRGTRVVALLAPSDKERTQWYFQRYIQHFPGAGEIVLFDRSWYNRAMVEPVMGFCSDEQNKRFLKDVPFLEEMIVKDGIKLFKFFFSVSKDEQLRRFDSRETDPLKHFKISPVDRMAQDLWDDYTVRKFQMLNETNRTLAPWTIIRSDNKKMARLNCIKHILSQINYEDRIPKKELKTDPNVLITGIEEIRLLEKNLLKPTELPG; this is encoded by the coding sequence ATGGCCAAAGCAAACAAAAAGAAATCCAAACATAAAAATTCTAAAGCCAAAAAATCGAAGCCGGTTGCGGTAAAGGGTAAGGCGGTGCCTAAAGCGAATAAGAAAATAAAGGCCAACAATGGGAAGAAAATAAAAAAGTTTAAGAAGAAATTGTCCGAACACACCGCCTTTAAAAATAAGGATAAACCGGACAAGCCAAGCCGTCGAGCTGTGTGGGTTAAAAAATTTACCCTTGCATATGAAGAGGAACTCCATAGGCTGCAGATCGAGCTGTTGAAGATGCAAAAGCATGTCAAGAACGAGGGTATGCGCATCATCGCCTTATTTGAAGGGCGGGATGCCGCAGGCAAGGGCGGTACCATTAAACGCATCACCGAACATCTGAATCCACGGGGCACGCGGGTCGTAGCCCTTTTGGCCCCTAGCGACAAAGAGCGCACCCAGTGGTATTTTCAACGCTATATTCAACACTTCCCCGGGGCCGGTGAAATCGTCCTTTTCGACCGCAGTTGGTACAACCGTGCCATGGTTGAACCAGTGATGGGATTCTGCAGTGATGAGCAAAATAAACGCTTTTTAAAAGATGTACCTTTTCTCGAAGAGATGATTGTCAAAGACGGTATTAAATTGTTCAAGTTTTTCTTTTCGGTTTCCAAAGATGAACAGCTGCGCCGTTTTGATTCACGCGAAACCGATCCATTGAAGCACTTTAAAATTTCTCCGGTGGACCGAATGGCGCAAGACCTTTGGGATGATTATACCGTCAGGAAATTCCAGATGCTTAATGAAACCAACCGAACCCTGGCGCCTTGGACGATCATTCGCTCCGACAATAAAAAAATGGCGCGGCTCAATTGCATCAAGCATATTCTGTCCCAAATCAATTATGAAGATCGAATCCCTAAAAAAGAACTTAAAACCGATCCCAACGTTTTGATAACCGGTATTGAGGAAATCAGATTGCTCGAAAAAAACTTATTGAAACCCACAGAACTGCCCGGATAA
- a CDS encoding radical SAM protein codes for MSVARSQKPEARHQNPDASGQRPDAESRPFIVPVFLPHAGCPHQCAYCNQSSITGTHAMPASKDVHRQIKNFLGYRRQQPQNIQIAFFGGNFLGIQTQTLQRLLADATEYVTAGHVSSIRFSTRPDTVNGQQLDLIKKFPVSTIELGVQSMNNSVLKCSNRGHTAEDSINAAQLLKNNEYEVGVQLMVGLPGDSAQRLGASARAVARLKPDFVRIYPTVVLSGSPLAAWYQKGDYVPLSLAEAVSQVKVLYLLFKRQKISVIRMGLQASEDLQNAATILAGPYHPAFGHLVYSEIFLDMAIAAIKSENLSGEVLCLHVHPHSVSKMRGLKNGNIKQLCQKFDLQTVDIVTDDSLRKHQLKISARP; via the coding sequence GTGTCAGTCGCAAGAAGCCAGAAGCCAGAAGCCAGGCATCAGAATCCTGATGCCAGCGGCCAGCGGCCAGACGCCGAAAGTCGTCCGTTCATCGTGCCGGTGTTTCTGCCACATGCCGGCTGCCCCCACCAATGCGCATATTGCAACCAGTCTTCGATTACCGGCACCCATGCAATGCCGGCAAGCAAGGATGTCCACCGCCAGATCAAGAACTTTTTAGGCTATAGGCGTCAACAACCCCAGAACATTCAGATTGCCTTTTTTGGTGGAAATTTTCTCGGAATTCAAACGCAGACGCTGCAGCGTTTGCTGGCGGATGCAACTGAATACGTAACAGCCGGCCACGTAAGCAGTATCCGATTTTCAACCCGCCCGGACACCGTCAACGGTCAACAGTTGGACTTGATTAAAAAATTTCCCGTATCCACAATTGAACTGGGCGTTCAATCCATGAACAACAGCGTGCTGAAATGCAGCAACCGGGGCCACACTGCCGAAGATAGCATCAACGCGGCACAGCTTCTCAAAAACAATGAATATGAAGTGGGTGTGCAATTGATGGTGGGTCTGCCGGGCGATAGCGCCCAGCGGTTGGGCGCCTCTGCCCGAGCGGTTGCCCGGCTAAAACCGGATTTTGTCCGCATCTACCCTACGGTGGTTCTGTCCGGCAGCCCGCTGGCGGCCTGGTACCAAAAAGGGGATTACGTTCCCTTGAGCCTCGCAGAAGCGGTGAGCCAGGTAAAAGTTCTGTACCTGCTGTTTAAACGTCAGAAAATTAGCGTAATTCGGATGGGGCTTCAAGCATCAGAGGATCTGCAAAACGCAGCGACCATTTTAGCCGGTCCGTATCATCCAGCGTTTGGGCATTTGGTTTATTCAGAGATCTTTTTGGATATGGCCATCGCAGCCATAAAATCGGAGAATCTATCGGGAGAGGTGCTTTGCCTGCATGTTCATCCACACAGTGTTTCCAAAATGAGAGGCTTAAAAAATGGCAATATTAAACAACTCTGCCAAAAATTTGATCTCCAAACAGTAGATATCGTCACGGATGATTCCTTGAGAAAGCATCAATTGAAAATAAGCGCCCGGCCTTAA
- a CDS encoding Na/Pi cotransporter family protein encodes MKVTRSGHAVVLLFLSASALLLFSPVAASAAETSPDTEISWFFLGIGLLGGLSLFLYGMERMSDALKNVAGEKMKDILGMLSNNRIMGMITGAIVTAVIQSSSVTTVMLVGFVTAHLMSLSQTIGVIMGSNIGTTITAQIVAFKVTKYALLLMAIGFGMLFSSKKEKVQQYGYMIMGLGMIFFGMGVMSDAMRPLRTYQPFLDLMTQMSNPVWGILVAALFTALVQSSSATTGVIIVLAMQGLITLPAGIALSFGANIGTCVTALLASIGKPREALRVSVVHVLFNILGVLIFLPFIEPFARFVVTISPSPAEGLTGLKAAASVLPRQVANAHTCFNITCALLFLPFVSQIARLVYRLVPDKPLPEIKEIQPKYLNDMLFHTPSLALDAARHEIKRMGKRVDLMNAAMMPAVVTGNKEALLAVRDMDEEVDILYKHIVNYLASVSKLQLNEYQTQKMLLLMGAINDLEHIGDVIEVNMVNLGEQRIEKGITISEATQKVINTLHVVISDALKASVRAVVEEDKDYATRVLSMNEDIKRLTLEAELHQAQRLVCEDSGKFEAYSLEIEIIEKLKRIYYHAKRMANTVVASGVGEGVLAKAA; translated from the coding sequence ATGAAAGTGACGCGTTCGGGTCATGCGGTTGTGCTCCTGTTTTTGAGCGCAAGCGCGCTTTTATTGTTCTCACCAGTTGCTGCCAGTGCAGCAGAGACCTCACCAGACACTGAAATTAGTTGGTTTTTCCTGGGAATCGGGCTGCTCGGAGGATTATCCCTTTTTCTCTATGGGATGGAGCGAATGAGCGACGCATTAAAAAATGTAGCCGGCGAAAAAATGAAAGATATCCTGGGAATGCTGTCAAACAACCGTATTATGGGCATGATCACCGGTGCCATCGTAACGGCTGTGATTCAATCCAGTTCCGTGACCACCGTTATGCTGGTTGGTTTTGTGACGGCGCATTTGATGTCGCTTTCTCAAACCATCGGCGTGATCATGGGCTCAAACATTGGTACGACCATCACGGCTCAGATTGTGGCCTTTAAAGTCACCAAGTACGCCTTGCTGCTGATGGCCATCGGTTTTGGGATGCTTTTTTCATCTAAAAAAGAAAAAGTCCAGCAATACGGCTATATGATCATGGGGCTGGGAATGATCTTTTTCGGCATGGGGGTCATGAGCGACGCCATGCGTCCCTTAAGAACCTACCAGCCCTTTCTGGACTTGATGACCCAGATGTCCAATCCGGTATGGGGCATTTTAGTCGCCGCCCTTTTTACCGCTTTAGTTCAATCCAGTTCCGCCACCACAGGAGTGATCATTGTGCTGGCGATGCAGGGGCTAATCACCCTGCCGGCCGGCATCGCTTTGTCCTTTGGCGCCAACATCGGAACGTGTGTGACGGCGCTTTTAGCCTCGATCGGCAAACCCCGTGAAGCGCTGCGCGTATCGGTCGTTCACGTATTGTTTAATATCCTCGGTGTTCTAATTTTTCTGCCTTTTATCGAACCCTTCGCAAGGTTTGTGGTCACTATCTCTCCTTCACCGGCAGAAGGCCTCACAGGGCTAAAGGCTGCTGCTTCGGTCCTACCGCGGCAGGTCGCCAATGCTCACACCTGTTTCAACATAACCTGCGCACTGCTATTTCTTCCGTTCGTTTCCCAAATTGCCCGCTTGGTTTACCGGTTGGTTCCGGATAAGCCCCTGCCGGAAATTAAAGAAATACAACCCAAATATTTAAATGACATGCTGTTTCATACGCCCAGTCTGGCACTGGATGCGGCACGACATGAAATCAAGCGCATGGGCAAACGGGTTGACTTGATGAATGCGGCTATGATGCCGGCCGTCGTCACCGGAAACAAGGAAGCGCTGTTGGCCGTAAGGGATATGGATGAAGAGGTCGATATTCTCTACAAGCATATCGTCAACTATCTGGCAAGTGTCAGCAAGCTGCAGTTGAATGAATACCAGACGCAAAAAATGCTATTGCTCATGGGGGCCATCAACGACCTGGAGCATATTGGCGATGTCATCGAGGTCAATATGGTGAACCTGGGTGAGCAGCGGATTGAAAAGGGGATAACAATAAGCGAAGCGACTCAGAAAGTCATCAACACCCTTCATGTCGTCATCTCGGATGCGCTCAAAGCATCTGTGAGAGCAGTGGTTGAAGAAGATAAAGATTATGCCACGCGGGTGCTGTCGATGAATGAGGATATCAAGCGGCTGACATTAGAAGCAGAATTGCACCAGGCCCAGCGACTGGTTTGCGAAGACTCAGGTAAATTTGAGGCCTACAGTTTGGAAATCGAGATTATCGAAAAACTCAAACGCATTTATTATCACGCCAAGCGAATGGCCAATACGGTCGTGGCATCAGGCGTCGGCGAGGGGGTGCTTGCAAAAGCGGCCTAA
- the dksA gene encoding RNA polymerase-binding protein DksA yields the protein MKKKDKDYFKKLLTDWLEELLDQAGDTVSGMTVPKENFPDPTDRAALEADRNFMLRIRDREHKLIKKIKEAIGRLENDTYGICDSCGEDISLKRLKARPVTTQCIDCKSKEEALEKALGL from the coding sequence ATGAAAAAGAAAGACAAAGACTATTTTAAAAAATTGCTAACGGACTGGTTGGAAGAACTTTTGGATCAGGCAGGAGACACTGTGTCCGGTATGACCGTACCCAAGGAAAATTTTCCGGATCCCACAGATCGTGCTGCGCTTGAAGCTGACCGCAACTTTATGCTGCGCATACGAGATAGAGAACATAAACTGATCAAGAAAATTAAAGAGGCTATTGGCCGCCTGGAAAATGACACCTATGGTATTTGCGATTCCTGTGGTGAAGATATCTCGTTAAAAAGGCTCAAAGCCCGACCGGTTACAACTCAGTGCATTGATTGTAAATCCAAAGAGGAGGCGTTAGAAAAGGCTCTTGGATTATAA
- the rnc gene encoding ribonuclease III, giving the protein MKPAPVSGKRLLAVTCQMDIEYHLATGPHMDIVNSNEIEQNLGYQFQSKDLLAEALRHSSYVNEQSEPTLRDNERLEFLGDAVLNLIVGHILMERYPHLKEGDLSRTRANLVNETQLASMARTINLGSHLQLGKGEIQTKGMEKNSILAGAYEALIAALYLDSGYEVTFKIIEKNFVPILDQVHSANDSQDYKSRLQEWVQERHGAIPSYKVIEEKGPDHDKTFWVSVKVFGIEAQGTGKNKKTAEQDAAHKALEQLNESS; this is encoded by the coding sequence ATGAAGCCCGCACCGGTCAGTGGAAAGCGTTTGCTGGCTGTCACCTGTCAAATGGATATTGAATATCATTTGGCCACAGGACCGCATATGGATATTGTAAATTCAAACGAAATCGAACAAAATCTTGGCTATCAATTTCAATCAAAAGACTTGCTCGCAGAGGCTTTGAGACACAGCTCCTATGTTAATGAGCAATCAGAGCCAACCCTGCGGGACAACGAACGTCTTGAGTTTCTCGGCGACGCGGTCTTAAACCTGATTGTCGGCCATATATTGATGGAGCGCTATCCGCATTTGAAGGAAGGAGACCTTTCCAGAACCCGCGCCAATTTGGTCAATGAAACCCAGCTGGCCAGCATGGCACGCACCATTAACCTGGGGTCGCATCTCCAACTGGGCAAAGGAGAGATTCAAACCAAGGGTATGGAAAAGAATTCTATCCTGGCCGGAGCCTATGAAGCGCTAATTGCTGCTCTTTATCTGGACAGCGGCTATGAGGTCACCTTCAAGATTATCGAAAAAAACTTTGTGCCCATTCTCGATCAGGTTCATTCGGCCAACGACAGCCAGGACTACAAAAGTCGCTTGCAAGAATGGGTTCAGGAAAGACATGGTGCCATTCCAAGCTATAAGGTTATCGAAGAAAAGGGTCCGGATCACGATAAAACCTTCTGGGTGTCTGTGAAAGTTTTTGGCATCGAAGCGCAGGGCACCGGCAAAAATAAAAAAACCGCCGAGCAGGATGCGGCTCATAAAGCGTTGGAGCAGCTAAACGAGTCGTCGTAG
- a CDS encoding PHP domain-containing protein: MGIDLHIHSTASDGSLTPAAILDHAQNLNLAAIAITDHDSIDGSKEALRSGIPPSLHFLSGVEISAAHPPFLPGSGSFHLLGYGFHLDDPELNQALKKIQKARKGRNPKIIKRLNELEMSVSLEEVQQIAGDGQIGRPHIAQMLVQKGVVASIGEAFDKYLGTAKPAYVDKERIGCQDAIEMIRGAGGIAALAHPGLLNITDNCQMEKLIQNLMGIGMGAIEVYYPQHTTEQTEQFAQLSKRFGLLMTGGTDFHGSLTPDTQMGSGYGTLFIPLKIYDALNSALA; encoded by the coding sequence GTGGGCATAGACCTTCATATACACTCAACTGCCTCAGATGGCTCCTTGACACCAGCTGCAATCCTCGACCACGCCCAAAATCTCAATCTCGCTGCAATTGCTATAACGGATCACGACTCAATTGATGGATCCAAGGAGGCCCTGCGGAGCGGGATACCCCCCTCTTTACATTTTTTATCCGGTGTTGAAATCAGTGCCGCCCACCCCCCGTTTCTACCGGGCTCCGGCAGTTTTCATCTTTTGGGTTATGGTTTTCACCTTGACGATCCGGAATTGAATCAAGCGCTCAAAAAAATCCAGAAAGCCAGAAAAGGCCGTAATCCTAAAATTATCAAGCGCCTGAATGAACTGGAGATGTCAGTCTCATTGGAGGAGGTTCAGCAAATCGCGGGCGATGGCCAAATCGGCAGACCCCATATTGCCCAGATGCTGGTGCAAAAAGGGGTTGTGGCTTCCATTGGAGAGGCCTTTGATAAATATTTGGGAACCGCAAAACCCGCCTATGTCGACAAAGAGCGCATCGGCTGCCAAGATGCGATCGAAATGATCCGTGGTGCCGGGGGTATTGCTGCATTGGCCCATCCGGGACTTCTGAATATCACCGACAATTGTCAGATGGAAAAGCTCATTCAAAATTTAATGGGTATCGGAATGGGCGCAATTGAGGTTTATTATCCACAACACACCACCGAACAAACAGAACAGTTTGCACAGTTATCAAAACGATTTGGCCTGTTAATGACCGGGGGAACAGATTTTCACGGTTCGTTAACACCGGATACTCAAATGGGCTCCGGCTATGGTACTCTTTTTATTCCGCTCAAAATTTATGACGCTTTAAATAGCGCTCTCGCTTAA